The following proteins are co-located in the Solanum pennellii chromosome 1, SPENNV200 genome:
- the LOC107007744 gene encoding auxin response factor 18-like isoform X3 — MGTEDLYRDLWKACAGPLVDVPREGERVYYFPQGHIEQLEASTNQAVNQQVPQFNLSSKILCRVFHVQLLAETETDEVYAQITLHPEPEQEEPSKPDPCPPDLPKRTVHSFCKILTASDTSTHGGFSVLRKHANECLPQLDMTQATPTQDLVAKDLHGYEWRFKHIFRGQPRRHLLTTGWSTFVTSKRLVAGDAFVFLRDDSGELRVGVRRLARQQSPIPQSVISSQSMHLGVLATASHAITTQTRFVVYYKPRTSQFIVGLNKYLEAVSHGFSVGMRFRMRFEGEDSPERRFTGTIVGTGDISSQWSESKWRSLKIQWDEPASMVRPDRVSPWEIEPFVASTCVDVAQPGIKSKRPRPLDLPRSEIAVASAASPFWCPGSGPTLEVSHLGGITEVQSRDNQLFWSSKQSSSLSNGMSNTSCRTHLSGAWQHNMLANGSLNLLRDSIEDNKQLITRSALLDYGSPMSSRVSSGLLHDQVNRGSKHVISSACRLFGIDLRNNSNNTPSKAKEMLGPNITSNCADEAPVVHDESEVDKDQNVGHLNPSEEKKQFQLEALPKDTQKQGPTSSRTRTKVQMQGVCVGRAVDLTALSGYDDLISELEKIFDIKGELCPRNKWEVVYTDDEGDMMLVGDDPWLEFCKMVRRIFIYSSEEVKKMTPRCKLPILSLEGEGTMPSVDSELKAEG, encoded by the exons ATGGGAACTGAGGATTTGTATAGAGATCTCTGGAAGGCATGTGCAGGGCCTTTAGTTGATGTTCCTCGGGAAGGAGAGCGAGTTTACTACTTTCCACAGGGTCACATAGAACAA TTAGAGGCTTCGACAAATCAAGCAGTGAATCAACAAGTTCCTCAGTTTAATCTTTCTTCTAAGATACTCTGCCGCGTTTTTCACGTTCAGTTACTG GCGGAGACAGAGACCGATGAGGTCTATGCCCAGATCACATTGCACCCTGAGCCGGAG CAAGAGGAGCCTTCTAAACCTGATCCATGCCCACCTGATCTGCCAAAACGAACGGTTCACTCGTTCTGTAAGATCTTAACCGCATCAGATACAAGCACGCATGGAGGATTTTCTGTTCTTCGGAAGCACGCTAATGAATGCCTCCCGCAACTG GACATGACTCAGGCGACTCCGACCCAAGATTTGGTTGCCAAAGATCTTCATGGGTATGAGTGGCGATTTAAGCATATCTTTAGAG GCCAACCTCGAAGACACTTGCTTACTACTGGATGGAGTACATTTGTAACATCCAAGAGATTGGTTGCTGGCGATGCTTTTGTATTCCTGAG GGATGATAGTGGAGAACTGCGTGTTGGGGTTAGACGTCTTGCTCGTCAGCAAAGCCCTATACCTCAATCTGTGATATCCAGCCAAAGTATGCATCTTGGAGTTCTTGCCACTGCATCTCATGCTATTACAACACAGACTCGGTTTGTTGTGTATTATAAACCAAG GACAAGCCAATTTATAGTTGGATTAAACAAGTATCTGGAGGCTGTGAGTCATGGGTTCTCAGTGGGTATGCGTTTCAGGATGAGGTTTGAAGGAGAAGATTCTCCTGAAAGAAG GTTTACAGGAACTATTGTTGGAACTGGTGACATTTCCTCACAATGGTCAGAATCTAAATGGCGATCCTTGAAG ATTCAATGGGATGAACCAGCATCCATGGTAAGGCCGGACAGGGTTTCACCATGGGAGATAGAGCCTTTTGTTGCTTCTACTTGTGTAGATGTTGCACAACCAGGAATAAAGAGCAAAAGACCCCGTCCCCTTGATCTTCCCCGCTCTG AGATTGCTGTTGCCTCTGCTGCTTCTCCATTCTGGTGTCCTGGATCTGGTCCTACTCTTGAAGTGAGTCATTTAGGTGGTATTACAGAAGTGCAAAGCCGTGATAACCAACTATTTTGGTCCTCGAAGCAGAGTAGCAGCCTCTCCAACGGCATGAGCAACACTAGTTGTAGGACACATCTCAGTGGAGCTTGGCAGCATAATATGCTTGCAAATGGTTCCCTCAATCTGCTCCGAGACTCTATTGAAGACAACAAGCAGCTGATCACACGATCAGCTCTGTTGGATTATGGTTCTCCGATGTCTTCAAGGGTAAGTAGTGGCCTGTTACATGACCAAGTCAATAGGGGTAGCAAACATGTGATCTCTTCTGCTTGTCGGTTATTTGGAATTGACTTGCGGAACAACTCTAATAATACGCCATCTAAGGCGAAAGAAATGCTTGGTCCCAACATTACATCGAACTGCGCTGATGAGGCACCTGTTGTGCATGACGAGTCTGAAGTTGATAAGGACCAGAATGTTGGGCATCTGAATCcttcagaagaaaaaaaacaattccaATTGGAGGCACTACCAAAGGATACACAAAAGCAAGGCCCCACTTCGTCAAGAACTCGTACTAAG GTGCAAATGCAAGGGGTTTGTGTTGGACGTGCAGTTGACTTGACTGCACTAAGTGGCTATGATGATCTCATCAGTGAATTGGAGAAGATATTTGATATCAAAGGAGAGCTTTGCCCTCGAAACAAATGGGAAGTTGTGTACACGGATGATGAGGGTGACATGATGCTTGTGGGGGATGATCCATGGCT AGAGTTCTGCAAGATGGTGAGGAGGATATTTATATATTCCAGCGAGGAAGTGAAGAAGATGACTCCTAGATGTAAGCTTCCTATCTTATCATTGGAAGGTGAAGGGACAATGCCGAGTGTAGATTCAGAGCTAAAGGCTGAGGGTTGA
- the LOC107007744 gene encoding auxin response factor 18-like isoform X2, with translation MLKCVNTEKGMGTEDLYRDLWKACAGPLVDVPREGERVYYFPQGHIEQLEASTNQAVNQQVPQFNLSSKILCRVFHVQLLAETETDEVYAQITLHPEPEQEEPSKPDPCPPDLPKRTVHSFCKILTASDTSTHGGFSVLRKHANECLPQLDMTQATPTQDLVAKDLHGYEWRFKHIFRGQPRRHLLTTGWSTFVTSKRLVAGDAFVFLRDDSGELRVGVRRLARQQSPIPQSVISSQSMHLGVLATASHAITTQTRFVVYYKPRTSQFIVGLNKYLEAVSHGFSVGMRFRMRFEGEDSPERRFTGTIVGTGDISSQWSESKWRSLKIQWDEPASMVRPDRVSPWEIEPFVASTCVDVAQPGIKSKRPRPLDLPRSEIAVASAASPFWCPGSGPTLEVSHLGGITEVQSRDNQLFWSSKQSSSLSNGMSNTSCRTHLSGAWQHNMLANGSLNLLRDSIEDNKQLITRSALLDYGSPMSSRVSSGLLHDQVNRGSKHVISSACRLFGIDLRNNSNNTPSKAKEMLGPNITSNCADEAPVVHDESEVDKDQNVGHLNPSEEKKQFQLEALPKDTQKQGPTSSRTRTKVQMQGVCVGRAVDLTALSGYDDLISELEKIFDIKGELCPRNKWEVVYTDDEGDMMLVGDDPWLEFCKMVRRIFIYSSEEVKKMTPRCKLPILSLEGEGTMPSVDSELKAEG, from the exons ATGTTGAAGTGCGTGAACACTGAGAAAg GTATGGGAACTGAGGATTTGTATAGAGATCTCTGGAAGGCATGTGCAGGGCCTTTAGTTGATGTTCCTCGGGAAGGAGAGCGAGTTTACTACTTTCCACAGGGTCACATAGAACAA TTAGAGGCTTCGACAAATCAAGCAGTGAATCAACAAGTTCCTCAGTTTAATCTTTCTTCTAAGATACTCTGCCGCGTTTTTCACGTTCAGTTACTG GCGGAGACAGAGACCGATGAGGTCTATGCCCAGATCACATTGCACCCTGAGCCGGAG CAAGAGGAGCCTTCTAAACCTGATCCATGCCCACCTGATCTGCCAAAACGAACGGTTCACTCGTTCTGTAAGATCTTAACCGCATCAGATACAAGCACGCATGGAGGATTTTCTGTTCTTCGGAAGCACGCTAATGAATGCCTCCCGCAACTG GACATGACTCAGGCGACTCCGACCCAAGATTTGGTTGCCAAAGATCTTCATGGGTATGAGTGGCGATTTAAGCATATCTTTAGAG GCCAACCTCGAAGACACTTGCTTACTACTGGATGGAGTACATTTGTAACATCCAAGAGATTGGTTGCTGGCGATGCTTTTGTATTCCTGAG GGATGATAGTGGAGAACTGCGTGTTGGGGTTAGACGTCTTGCTCGTCAGCAAAGCCCTATACCTCAATCTGTGATATCCAGCCAAAGTATGCATCTTGGAGTTCTTGCCACTGCATCTCATGCTATTACAACACAGACTCGGTTTGTTGTGTATTATAAACCAAG GACAAGCCAATTTATAGTTGGATTAAACAAGTATCTGGAGGCTGTGAGTCATGGGTTCTCAGTGGGTATGCGTTTCAGGATGAGGTTTGAAGGAGAAGATTCTCCTGAAAGAAG GTTTACAGGAACTATTGTTGGAACTGGTGACATTTCCTCACAATGGTCAGAATCTAAATGGCGATCCTTGAAG ATTCAATGGGATGAACCAGCATCCATGGTAAGGCCGGACAGGGTTTCACCATGGGAGATAGAGCCTTTTGTTGCTTCTACTTGTGTAGATGTTGCACAACCAGGAATAAAGAGCAAAAGACCCCGTCCCCTTGATCTTCCCCGCTCTG AGATTGCTGTTGCCTCTGCTGCTTCTCCATTCTGGTGTCCTGGATCTGGTCCTACTCTTGAAGTGAGTCATTTAGGTGGTATTACAGAAGTGCAAAGCCGTGATAACCAACTATTTTGGTCCTCGAAGCAGAGTAGCAGCCTCTCCAACGGCATGAGCAACACTAGTTGTAGGACACATCTCAGTGGAGCTTGGCAGCATAATATGCTTGCAAATGGTTCCCTCAATCTGCTCCGAGACTCTATTGAAGACAACAAGCAGCTGATCACACGATCAGCTCTGTTGGATTATGGTTCTCCGATGTCTTCAAGGGTAAGTAGTGGCCTGTTACATGACCAAGTCAATAGGGGTAGCAAACATGTGATCTCTTCTGCTTGTCGGTTATTTGGAATTGACTTGCGGAACAACTCTAATAATACGCCATCTAAGGCGAAAGAAATGCTTGGTCCCAACATTACATCGAACTGCGCTGATGAGGCACCTGTTGTGCATGACGAGTCTGAAGTTGATAAGGACCAGAATGTTGGGCATCTGAATCcttcagaagaaaaaaaacaattccaATTGGAGGCACTACCAAAGGATACACAAAAGCAAGGCCCCACTTCGTCAAGAACTCGTACTAAG GTGCAAATGCAAGGGGTTTGTGTTGGACGTGCAGTTGACTTGACTGCACTAAGTGGCTATGATGATCTCATCAGTGAATTGGAGAAGATATTTGATATCAAAGGAGAGCTTTGCCCTCGAAACAAATGGGAAGTTGTGTACACGGATGATGAGGGTGACATGATGCTTGTGGGGGATGATCCATGGCT AGAGTTCTGCAAGATGGTGAGGAGGATATTTATATATTCCAGCGAGGAAGTGAAGAAGATGACTCCTAGATGTAAGCTTCCTATCTTATCATTGGAAGGTGAAGGGACAATGCCGAGTGTAGATTCAGAGCTAAAGGCTGAGGGTTGA
- the LOC107007744 gene encoding auxin response factor 18-like isoform X1: MLKCVNTEKVGMGTEDLYRDLWKACAGPLVDVPREGERVYYFPQGHIEQLEASTNQAVNQQVPQFNLSSKILCRVFHVQLLAETETDEVYAQITLHPEPEQEEPSKPDPCPPDLPKRTVHSFCKILTASDTSTHGGFSVLRKHANECLPQLDMTQATPTQDLVAKDLHGYEWRFKHIFRGQPRRHLLTTGWSTFVTSKRLVAGDAFVFLRDDSGELRVGVRRLARQQSPIPQSVISSQSMHLGVLATASHAITTQTRFVVYYKPRTSQFIVGLNKYLEAVSHGFSVGMRFRMRFEGEDSPERRFTGTIVGTGDISSQWSESKWRSLKIQWDEPASMVRPDRVSPWEIEPFVASTCVDVAQPGIKSKRPRPLDLPRSEIAVASAASPFWCPGSGPTLEVSHLGGITEVQSRDNQLFWSSKQSSSLSNGMSNTSCRTHLSGAWQHNMLANGSLNLLRDSIEDNKQLITRSALLDYGSPMSSRVSSGLLHDQVNRGSKHVISSACRLFGIDLRNNSNNTPSKAKEMLGPNITSNCADEAPVVHDESEVDKDQNVGHLNPSEEKKQFQLEALPKDTQKQGPTSSRTRTKVQMQGVCVGRAVDLTALSGYDDLISELEKIFDIKGELCPRNKWEVVYTDDEGDMMLVGDDPWLEFCKMVRRIFIYSSEEVKKMTPRCKLPILSLEGEGTMPSVDSELKAEG, encoded by the exons ATGTTGAAGTGCGTGAACACTGAGAAAg TAGGTATGGGAACTGAGGATTTGTATAGAGATCTCTGGAAGGCATGTGCAGGGCCTTTAGTTGATGTTCCTCGGGAAGGAGAGCGAGTTTACTACTTTCCACAGGGTCACATAGAACAA TTAGAGGCTTCGACAAATCAAGCAGTGAATCAACAAGTTCCTCAGTTTAATCTTTCTTCTAAGATACTCTGCCGCGTTTTTCACGTTCAGTTACTG GCGGAGACAGAGACCGATGAGGTCTATGCCCAGATCACATTGCACCCTGAGCCGGAG CAAGAGGAGCCTTCTAAACCTGATCCATGCCCACCTGATCTGCCAAAACGAACGGTTCACTCGTTCTGTAAGATCTTAACCGCATCAGATACAAGCACGCATGGAGGATTTTCTGTTCTTCGGAAGCACGCTAATGAATGCCTCCCGCAACTG GACATGACTCAGGCGACTCCGACCCAAGATTTGGTTGCCAAAGATCTTCATGGGTATGAGTGGCGATTTAAGCATATCTTTAGAG GCCAACCTCGAAGACACTTGCTTACTACTGGATGGAGTACATTTGTAACATCCAAGAGATTGGTTGCTGGCGATGCTTTTGTATTCCTGAG GGATGATAGTGGAGAACTGCGTGTTGGGGTTAGACGTCTTGCTCGTCAGCAAAGCCCTATACCTCAATCTGTGATATCCAGCCAAAGTATGCATCTTGGAGTTCTTGCCACTGCATCTCATGCTATTACAACACAGACTCGGTTTGTTGTGTATTATAAACCAAG GACAAGCCAATTTATAGTTGGATTAAACAAGTATCTGGAGGCTGTGAGTCATGGGTTCTCAGTGGGTATGCGTTTCAGGATGAGGTTTGAAGGAGAAGATTCTCCTGAAAGAAG GTTTACAGGAACTATTGTTGGAACTGGTGACATTTCCTCACAATGGTCAGAATCTAAATGGCGATCCTTGAAG ATTCAATGGGATGAACCAGCATCCATGGTAAGGCCGGACAGGGTTTCACCATGGGAGATAGAGCCTTTTGTTGCTTCTACTTGTGTAGATGTTGCACAACCAGGAATAAAGAGCAAAAGACCCCGTCCCCTTGATCTTCCCCGCTCTG AGATTGCTGTTGCCTCTGCTGCTTCTCCATTCTGGTGTCCTGGATCTGGTCCTACTCTTGAAGTGAGTCATTTAGGTGGTATTACAGAAGTGCAAAGCCGTGATAACCAACTATTTTGGTCCTCGAAGCAGAGTAGCAGCCTCTCCAACGGCATGAGCAACACTAGTTGTAGGACACATCTCAGTGGAGCTTGGCAGCATAATATGCTTGCAAATGGTTCCCTCAATCTGCTCCGAGACTCTATTGAAGACAACAAGCAGCTGATCACACGATCAGCTCTGTTGGATTATGGTTCTCCGATGTCTTCAAGGGTAAGTAGTGGCCTGTTACATGACCAAGTCAATAGGGGTAGCAAACATGTGATCTCTTCTGCTTGTCGGTTATTTGGAATTGACTTGCGGAACAACTCTAATAATACGCCATCTAAGGCGAAAGAAATGCTTGGTCCCAACATTACATCGAACTGCGCTGATGAGGCACCTGTTGTGCATGACGAGTCTGAAGTTGATAAGGACCAGAATGTTGGGCATCTGAATCcttcagaagaaaaaaaacaattccaATTGGAGGCACTACCAAAGGATACACAAAAGCAAGGCCCCACTTCGTCAAGAACTCGTACTAAG GTGCAAATGCAAGGGGTTTGTGTTGGACGTGCAGTTGACTTGACTGCACTAAGTGGCTATGATGATCTCATCAGTGAATTGGAGAAGATATTTGATATCAAAGGAGAGCTTTGCCCTCGAAACAAATGGGAAGTTGTGTACACGGATGATGAGGGTGACATGATGCTTGTGGGGGATGATCCATGGCT AGAGTTCTGCAAGATGGTGAGGAGGATATTTATATATTCCAGCGAGGAAGTGAAGAAGATGACTCCTAGATGTAAGCTTCCTATCTTATCATTGGAAGGTGAAGGGACAATGCCGAGTGTAGATTCAGAGCTAAAGGCTGAGGGTTGA